In Cololabis saira isolate AMF1-May2022 chromosome 1, fColSai1.1, whole genome shotgun sequence, the following proteins share a genomic window:
- the LOC133453870 gene encoding aly/REF export factor 2-like: MADKINMSLDDIIKMNKRGGRGAESSPRGGSSDRVGGSAARGRQNFSRERNSRPAPYTRPRELPDKWQHDMFEEHAGGQRGQHVRTERRVENSGKLLVSNLDFGVSDSDIKDLFADFGTLQTASIHYDRSGRSKGTADVHFANKEDALKAMKHYNGVPLDGRPMKILEVTSEGSSAPSSNGKFDRSRLGQPRVERRQGGSRGGFRGRGRGGGGGGGGGRGGGGNKPQLSAEELDAQLDAYNAECKMDTA; this comes from the exons ATGGCCGATAAGATTAACATGTCCCTGGACGACATCATCAAGATGAACAAGCGGGGCGGCCGCGGAGCGGAGTCGTCCCCGCGGGGAGGAAGTTCAGACCGGGTCGGGGGCTCGGCGGCGCGGGGTCGGCAGAACTTCAGCCGGGAGAGGAACAGCAGACCCGCTCCCTACACCCGG CCCAGAGAATTACCAGACAAATGGCAGCATGACATGTTTGAGGAGCACGCAGGTGGACAAAGAGGACAACATGTTAGGACAGAAAGACGTGTAGAAAATAGTGGCAAGCTGCTGGTTTCTAATCTTGATTTTGGAGTTTCTGATTCAGATATCAAG GATCTCTTTGCAGATTTTGGGACATTACAGACTGCGTCAATACACTATGACCGCTCCGGTCGTAGTAAAGGAACAGCAGATGTCCACTTTGCAAATAAGGAAGATGCCCTCAAAGCTATGAAACACTATAACGGTGTTCCTCTTGATG GTCGTCCAATGAAAATCCTAGAAGTGACTTCAGAAGGCAGTAGTGCACCGAG TTCAAATGGGAAGTTTGATCGGAGCAGACTCGGTCAGCCCAGGGTTGAAAGGCGGCAAGGCGGCAGCAGAGGAGGATTCAGAGGGCgagggagaggaggtggaggtggaggaggaggaggaagaggtggaggtggaaacaAACCCCAGCTATCTGCAGAGGAGCTCGACGCTCAACTAGACGCTTACAATGCTGAG TGTAAGATGGACACCGCCTAA